DNA from bacterium:
CGGGCAGGCATGCTGGCGTCGATGGAATCCATCGCCGCCGCCGTAGTCGGCGAAGACTGGCAAGTCGGCGTAGCCTCTCAATCATTCTTCGAGAAATGTGGTGATAGCTGGAAGCTGTCGATTCAGGTTTCACCAGCCGAGAGCCAAGAGCGCCCATGGCAAGCCCAGCGAGGCCCGACGCCTCGCACGGGCAGAAATGGGGCCGGCAAGGACAAGACTTGAAGCCCGCGACGGTCCCCTGAGGGCTGGGGAGGGGCTTTCTTGCGGGGGCAAGAGAATAGTTGCGAGAGGCTCTCGTTCGAGTCAATATTCGGATATGGAATACGGTCTCAGTTGCGATCAAAGAAGTGCTGGACCGGTTTTCCATAGAGCTGGGCGAAAGCCTGTAGCTCGATGACATCGACTCGCCGGTCACCACTCTCGCTCTTGGAGACAAAGGCCTGGCTTCGACGGAGCCGCTGGGCAACCTCGATCTGGGTCAGGCCAGCGTCTTCTCGCGCCCGTTTGAGGCGCTTCAAGAACCGCCGAT
Protein-coding regions in this window:
- a CDS encoding helix-turn-helix transcriptional regulator, translating into MEVTRRPAYRRFLKRLKRAREDAGLTQIEVAQRLRRSQAFVSKSESGDRRVDVIELQAFAQLYGKPVQHFFDRN